A genomic window from Deltaproteobacteria bacterium includes:
- the deoC gene encoding deoxyribose-phosphate aldolase, whose protein sequence is MGLLQTTVDQVAAEARAGMLARRSIKKDAKLAGIKLAISMIDLTTLEGKDSPGRIRQLCQKAIRPYEDHGVPSVAAVCVYPPFVSVAKQALAGTAVKVASVATAFPSGQSPLVVKLADTRAAVEAGADEIDMVIDRGAFLSGEFQRVSDEIAAIKEACGAAHLKVILETGELETYDNIRKASCLAMQAGADFIKTSTGKYPIAATLPTVLVMLEAIRDYYYATGRMVGMKPAGGIRTSKLALQYLVLVNETLGDRWLTPEWFRLGASTVTNDLLMQLVKEATGRYQSEEYFSKD, encoded by the coding sequence ATGGGACTGCTCCAAACGACCGTCGACCAAGTCGCCGCCGAGGCGCGTGCCGGCATGCTGGCGCGGCGGAGTATCAAGAAAGACGCGAAGCTGGCCGGGATCAAACTGGCGATCTCGATGATCGACTTGACCACGTTAGAAGGGAAAGATTCCCCGGGACGCATTCGCCAACTCTGTCAAAAAGCCATCCGACCGTATGAGGATCATGGCGTCCCGTCCGTAGCCGCGGTGTGTGTCTATCCGCCGTTCGTTAGTGTCGCGAAGCAGGCGCTGGCGGGGACTGCCGTCAAGGTCGCTTCGGTCGCGACCGCGTTCCCGAGCGGTCAATCGCCACTCGTCGTCAAGTTGGCCGACACGCGCGCAGCCGTCGAAGCGGGCGCGGACGAAATCGATATGGTGATCGATCGCGGCGCCTTCCTGTCAGGCGAGTTTCAACGCGTGAGCGACGAAATCGCGGCCATCAAAGAGGCCTGCGGCGCCGCACACCTGAAAGTCATTCTCGAGACCGGTGAACTCGAAACCTATGACAACATCCGCAAGGCATCGTGTCTGGCCATGCAAGCGGGCGCCGACTTCATTAAGACCTCGACCGGAAAATATCCGATCGCGGCCACATTGCCGACCGTGTTGGTGATGCTCGAAGCCATCCGCGATTACTACTACGCGACCGGCCGGATGGTCGGAATGAAGCCCGCGGGTGGCATTCGGACGTCGAAATTGGCGCTGCAATATCTCGTGCTTGTGAACGAGACGCTCGGCGACCGTTGGTTGACGCCGGAGTGGTTTCGACTTGGGGCGTCGACGGTTACGAACGATCTCTTGATGCAACTCGTGAAAGAAGCCACCGGCCGATACCAATCAGAAGAGTACTTTAGTAAAGACTAG